AAGAGGAGGAGATAGGTACAGGTCTCAGAACCTAGTTGAGTTAATGGTATCTGATAACGAGGAACATGATATTTCTTCTGTAGTTGAAAACAATAGATTTCCCCATAAAAGTTGATTTGCCAAACAATTACACTTGCAGCCCCAATCTCTTTGACAATTCTTTACCTGGTGTTAAGTACTTGAATCAAAACTAGtaccaaaacaaaattttactTTAAAAAGGTAAAGATTAAAATGCACTAATACTAAATTGTTCTCAATGTACTCCTCATTGGCAAGCCACTATTTACAACTCCTACTGCCTTAAGAAATGGGCTTCAAGGTAAACAAGAATGTCTTAATTGTGTCTTAGATGCATGTctatacacaaatacacaaaaGAATCCTTATTTTGTACTACGAAAAGCTATTTCAACTAAAGTTTGATGATGGGTGTGCTTTGTAGAAGCAGCTTCCTTAAAAGGCGTAAGATTAGCAAActttcttcttttcattttcttattatCAAAATGATACAAAATATAGATCGTTTACAAGGAACAAAGACTCTGTATATGCTATAGTACCTTTTGCTTCAGCCACTTGTCAGAAAAATAAAGATGAAAGCTTTAcctttattattaaaactttagATAGGAACATAGACCTAGATAATGTGTCAACACTTGAAAAGAGGGGACTTAAATTAACATAAGAGAATGACTTGGGATAGTCTCAACCATATGATAAATATCCATTACCTCCATGAACACTGCTAAAGTCATCATCGGAATCTGAGTCCAGAATGCTGAGTGTGTCAAACCATGCATCTTCGTGACAAATAACTGCAAGTACATGGATATCTTGGttacttttaattttttaagcTACATATCCTTCGGCAGATAGTGTTTAACAACTACTATGTCAAActaagaagaaggaagaaaccaTCAATGAGCCCATGCTCACATATGTTGATaaacaaaattattaaaatGCTATAAGAAAAATGCATAAGATACTCTAGCACCATTTCTTCTACTATTCCTGTCACACGATAATATATCTGAAGTCTCCCATCACCATAACAGATGAATAACTCTATGTGATTTCAGTAAACTAGCTAGTTTCTCTTCTCACCTTCAACTAATTACCATGGATACCCGTAACAGTCCCTCAATAAGATACAGTTCTACCTCCTATCAGGCATCCAATGCAATAAAATTACATAGTGTCTATTTAGCTTTGATAAAGGTGTATACGCCTAGGTATTGTGTTCATATCCAAAACTTTTACTAAGGTTTGCCATATATTTTAAAGCATACCATTAGCATCAACTTGACTATGGTGCCACTGCAACTGAGTAAGATGGAATGTCGCATTAGAAACCTCAGATCTCCTGCAGGTAGTGGTTGTGTGAACAAACTCACTAAGTGAAAAATCTGCTACTCGAGCATCACTGTTCCTTTTTCGAATCCCATCTGCTACATTATTAGAAAGCTTCCCTTTATGTTTTCTTGGCCGATAATAAGGTCTCCTCCGGGCCTTAATGTTATGGGATGGAGTTGACACACAAGCACCCATAATGAAAACTGAGTCAAAAGGAAGTTACAACAATTATGATGCCAACCTGACCAACAAGTACTGCAACAACAAATTACAAACAATGTAACTGACACTGTGACACACAATGTAGCCGCAGGCTCCGAAAAAAACAGACAACGAGAATCCATGGAGAATAATAAACATGTAGATATACTTAAAACCTGGAAAGTGTTACTTTTTGAAGTTAAGACATGAAAAAGTGGTAAGGGATAAATGCAATTCAGGCCATAATCTGAAAATATATGCTAAATAAGTATTGGTCAGCAAGACATCAAATTTGCCACAGGTTTATCTCTGCATGAGGAAAGTATCACTTAGGAATGAAACTTTATGGTAAGACTCAAAAActcagaaaaaagaaaatatggcACGGGTAACACGTACTTTAAGGAGTCTAAACTCTAGTAATTGACGTGAGATCAGTTTTTAAATTAGCCATGAACAAATGGATTGTCAACTAAATATTGCTGGATCATATGGGACTTGATTGTACCTTAGCAAAAAGCAAGCATCTCCAGTAAAATCACTGAGACTGTAACTGGAAAAAGGCTGGCAAATGGATCAGCGACGAAGTAAGAATCCTCCCATGACTTTCTACAATTTCAAGTACACTTAATAAAGAGGCTGCAAAGAAGAAGATTTGAATTCAACATGTCATGGATCAACAAGTTGAAATCGGCCATTCCAAATCAATTTGCAaagaaatttataaatatacaaatggGACTGCATATTGTTGATAAAGCAGACTTGTTATTGTGAATATACGCTTGGATGATGGCATTAAAGACGAATGAAAAACTCCAAAGTAAAACTGGAAACTTTAATAGTCTAGGTACAGCCCAATATGTAAAGAATCAGTTGAGTTTATAGTTGCctgtttagaaaaaaaaaaaggagagagagaaagaaaaaatcgCCAATAGATGAATAGAATGAACATGACCTTGTTGAGTTCACTATCAAACAGAAAATCGCATATATTTGATAGAAAAGAGGAAAGTAGTTGCACATCCAATGAACAAAACAggacaaaatttgaaaagaaaaaaggctaACGATAAAGATGGTGGGAGTTTGTGCAGGAAAATACACTGCATATTCCATACAGACACGATAATATAAAACGAAAATGTCGTATCCaacaactaaataaataaataaatcaaatcaATTCCATTCTCTGACTCGAAACAGGAAAAATTATCAATGCAAAATCAGAGCATTTAACAAAAAgaagagagggggggggggggggggggtttaaCAAACAACACGACGGGAATTAAAACTAACGGCAATTGAGCTTCTGATGCAAcaacaagaaaaaataaataaacggCAAATGCGTGGAGTTTATATTAAAAttcaaagaagaagaagcaggcATTACAACTAAACgtaacaaaattaaaagaaaatgaatcacCAATACTAGACatatcttagctcaagaaaaatcGACTGAGTGGACGCATAAAATTGTACTGCTGCACAAATCAAAATGTACAAAATACATAGATAGTACTTTCATTTTATGATTCGCTTTGGAATAAGAAAAAGTGGGGACCTTGGGGGGAAGAAATGCAAGGAAAAAACAGCCCTGAGCCGTGAACCTCCCTCCCTCTCGCACTCCGATACGACCAAAGACAAAAAAAAGGAGCAATGACCGGACGGGGAGAGGGAGAGCTGCAATGGTGGGGGTCCGACGGGGACGGTGACGGAGTCGGATCCTAACTCCCCCTTGTGAAATAGATACGTATTTTTTggatatatataataatatatgaTGTACACGTATATACAATATACATGAACATTTACGAATTAATAGCGCGACAAGTATTATATAGGCAGAATGAGAGAGAGGCGGAGGTGCGATGCGGGGAGGAGGACAAGGACGTCCTTCCTTCAGCTCCTTTTTCAACTGTTGTTTCAATGTCACGATGAATTTGtcgttattatttttttaatcagtatttagagaaattaaatatcattttaaatataaaaaaaaattataggaTGAATATTATCCGAAcatcaaaaaaataaagaagagaaaaaaataaggaagaaaacaaaagggGTGGGAAAGCGGGATCGGTGACGGTTCCTCGCAACCTTGATCGTTGCCTCCGTCTCCGTCGTCATGCCCACGTcattacttttgcttttatgaTGATATTTCAAGCCTATACCATCCACTTATTTGCAACctttttcttactttatatatatatatatatatataacaaggGTGCATCACCATCACATCTTTggatgtttgttttaattaCTCTGTTCTACTATTATAAATGCAAAAACTTCCTActctagctctctctctctctctcttttatttttttttatttttttgtaaatcGACACCATATGTGCTAATCTACTCCTAATGCCTGTTTTGTCCCTTATTtaaaatcatataaaatataaatttatatttcttaAGTTTGATTAGACTCAATTAAATTCGATTTATCTGAACTGGAACTCGAATAAGACAAACTAAAATCAAATTCGAACTTGAATTTGACTTTCAAGAGTTTGATGAGTTCGATCTCTAACATGAGTTTTTATAACTTGTGTTGAATTTGAGTAGTATAATAATTGAGCTCGATTGCACCTTTAAATAAATAAGAGTCGTCAAAATGCTTAACAATAGTAGTGTGTTATTGGAGACGTGCACAAAAGAAATGAACCATGTGATGTGATCCATTATTAAGCTAACTTCCCAAGAATCACCAGAAATGAATCACATGGACATGGTTGGGTTGCTTTGGGCTAGACCCTGCCTTTTTGTAGTACATCTTTTTCCAAATAAACAAATGCACGATAATTATTGCGCATAACGCGTGATAatccatcaattttttttttgggcaaattatccaattggccctttaactctttgtctagGTAAAATTAAGcccctcatctattttttgctgaCTTTAAGCCCTCGAACTTGTAAAATGGGAAATCCATGGCccttttagccagtttctccGGTTTTGCAACCGGATGACCAATTCACACGAACGCCATGTGCTTCTttcaagggcatttttgtcctcaTATTCTAAGCAAAAAGGGCACACATAATCCACCGAaggaagctggaaaagtgctcATTTTTAgtcaaaaagagagagaaaataaaaggggaaattgCTGATCACCTACCCCCTTGCCCCATGCCGTAGAatatcaaacaaaagaaaacgcAAAAAGATGGGAATTTttagataaaaaataattttcgaaAAAAAGGTGTTTCCTTTCTCACTTTTATTCCTCCTACTCTCCCCACCCCGCTGAAATAGAATGGCTGAGACGACGTTGCTTCAACTACTCAGACTCCACCAGGACGATGACGGCCTAGACGACGTCATTGAAGAAGTAGATTTTTCTCATCATCAAACCCATCCCCACCGCCATCATCTCGATCCCTACTGGTCTTCCGATTTCGATGCTATTGGTTGATCCCCCAGCGACATCGTGTCAGAGCCCGAATCGGTTGTCACCAGCGCTGATCTTTTCGACCGCGAGAATCAGGTGAATTTCGTTATGGACCTCTTGCACCAACGAGTTGAGCAGTCCCAATTGTCCTCCACAACCTGTGTGGTGATTGACCCGGAGATTTCCGATGCTGACCCGAATTTCGGGATTCATGAAGGAAACGACGGAATGGAGCCGACCCATTTGGATCTTGATCTGAATCTAGGGTTTCTCGGAGAGCCCACTTCGACAAATGTGGAAAATTCAGGGTTCGTAGCTGAAAATTTTGAGGGTGGGGACCATTTTGTAACCGGGTTGCGAGTCGTGGATATCGGGTCGGAATCGGATTCTGATATAAACCATGACGTTGAGATTGATTTTAGTGCTGACGATGATGATATAAGTGAGGGTGATGATGATCCAAGCCTTAGGCTCTGTTGGGATTCTTTTCAGATTGAGGATCATAGAGAAGTTAATGAGGATTTTGAGTGGGAGGAAGTGGATGAAGGAGTTGATGAGAGAGAGGTTCTGAGCATGTTTCTGGATGATGATGACATGCCGGTGATGGCCCGGGAGGAGAGTGCAGATGTATCTAGGAATTTGGACTGGGAGGTTTTGTTAGATGTGCAGAATTTGGAAGCAATCCCCGAGAATGTGACAGAGACGGCCATGGGATTGCGTGGGGGTTGCGCAGGGAAGAGTAAGGGAGGTGAGGGAAATCAAATAGAAAGGTGGACTATGTGTGCCCTTTTTGCTTAGAATAtgaggacaaaaatgcccttgaaAGAAGCACATGGCGTTCGTGTGAATTGGTCATCCGGTTGCAAAACCggagaaactggctaaaaggGCCACGGATTTCCCATTTTACAAGTTCGAGGGTTTAAAGtcagcaaaaaatagatgaggggCTTAATTTTACctagacaaagagttaaaggGCCAATTAGataatttgccctttttttttctatctttAAGCTCTGAAGTTCTCCCCCCGCATTTATAAGCAGCGTTGGCCTATTGTGTTTCTGCTGTTATTGATACTACTATTTTCTTACAAAGCCTGCCCCGTATAAGTTTTCTGGTAAATCAAATTacattagtttttatttactcaAAATCCATATCTTTTtggattttagaaatttctgtATAACAAGTGAAAAGTGTTcaatttgttatattttcagACATTCGGATTTTTTTGTTATCATCTGTTCATGTTTGTTCCCAAAATTGGTGGTTTTGGCAAGTTACTTTTCAACCCTCTACTGATGTCACGTGGTTCTCCCAGTGCACACATCATGGAGCATTTAAAATTGTACCAGTTTTACGTGCAAAACTTTGTGATCAATTATAATATTCTAAAATAACAAGGACAGTTGgtcatcataaaaaaatttaaatcttGGTAGAGTAGGTGGTCAAGGTTCAAATGTTGAACTCCTATCAATATACAATTATACGTGGCTTCTTCTAAATTCATACGAATGCATAGTGTGCCGTTGGGTCACTTACTCTAAGTGTAGGTTAAAGTAGGAATAGATTAGATTAGATGTTAccatataataaaaaaaattaaaatattctAAAACTCTTGACATAAAAAATTTGTAATAGTCAGTGCACTTGTCTGGCGCATACAAGTTCAGTTTGACTCTCCTCATTCTTCTTAGAAATATTCACTTGTTTTCAATTGAtcatatttatttgttttgttctACCTAATTAGCGGAGTTAGTAGAATCAGTGGAGTCAATGGAGTAGTTAGTGGAATTAATGAAGTAGCTAGTGGAATTAGTGGAATAGTTAATGAAATTGTTTTGATCTCTATAAATAAAACAATTTCATGTTATGAGTTGTATATCAActttacaaagaaataaagccta
This portion of the Coffea eugenioides isolate CCC68of chromosome 11, Ceug_1.0, whole genome shotgun sequence genome encodes:
- the LOC113752788 gene encoding uncharacterized protein LOC113752788, whose translation is MDLLHQRVEQSQLSSTTCVVIDPEISDADPNFGIHEGNDGMEPTHLDLDLNLGFLGEPTSTNVENSGFVAENFEGGDHFVTGLRVVDIGSESDSDINHDVEIDFSADDDDISEGDDDPSLRLCWDSFQIEDHREVNEDFEWEEVDEGVDEREVLSMFLDDDDMPVMAREESADVSRNLDWEVLLDVQNLEAIPENVTETAMGLRGGCAGKSKGGEGNQIERWTMCALFA